One window of the Thermodesulfomicrobium sp. WS genome contains the following:
- a CDS encoding DUF4881 domain-containing protein, producing the protein MKILHRTAFFVVAASLFLVTGCLEEGKVEQGRTVAYDKAKGEVTIIRDTSAVQGKPDYTHLPPVTFKIPADPAEMGPEPRPGGRMKLDMEKNEVVIFDAAIQNFVHIPFKLVDKQTEITKDHPLVAGKKFPIVDAAKRTVTIYSSRQKTLVTIEVAEADIQRPQTVWQAGDEIRVYYKQPGQALRLMNITQTDIYKK; encoded by the coding sequence ATGAAAATACTACATCGCACTGCATTCTTCGTCGTGGCGGCAAGCCTGTTTCTCGTGACCGGATGCCTGGAAGAAGGCAAGGTGGAACAAGGCCGCACCGTGGCCTATGACAAGGCCAAAGGCGAGGTCACCATCATCCGGGACACCTCAGCGGTACAAGGCAAACCTGATTATACCCACCTGCCTCCAGTCACTTTCAAAATCCCCGCAGATCCCGCAGAAATGGGGCCAGAACCTCGCCCCGGCGGACGCATGAAGCTGGACATGGAAAAGAACGAAGTGGTGATCTTCGACGCTGCGATCCAAAACTTTGTCCACATCCCCTTCAAGCTGGTGGATAAGCAGACAGAAATCACCAAAGATCACCCCTTGGTGGCGGGCAAGAAGTTCCCTATAGTGGACGCCGCCAAACGGACCGTGACCATTTATTCCAGCCGGCAAAAGACCCTGGTGACCATCGAAGTGGCAGAGGCGGACATCCAACGCCCCCAGACCGTATGGCAGGCCGGTGACGAGATTCGGGTGTACTACAAGCAGCCAGGTCAGGCTCTGCGACTCATGAATATCACCCAAACGGACATCTACAAAAAGTAA
- a CDS encoding response regulator — MTVTSVKNEISVLVVDDEQDFVDALVKRLARRGFATQGALSGAEALKTLERQPVHVVVLDILMPGMDGLETLRYIKENYPRVQVVLLSGHGGEELGVRGMAYGAFAYLLKPVPLARLVDTVIQAAEYAPVA; from the coding sequence ATGACCGTCACCTCGGTGAAAAATGAAATTTCCGTGCTCGTGGTGGACGATGAGCAGGATTTTGTGGACGCTCTTGTGAAGCGCCTGGCTCGCCGCGGCTTTGCGACCCAGGGTGCACTCAGCGGTGCAGAGGCCCTCAAGACCCTAGAGCGGCAGCCCGTTCATGTGGTGGTCCTCGATATCCTCATGCCAGGCATGGATGGCCTTGAGACGTTACGGTATATCAAAGAAAACTATCCTCGGGTGCAGGTGGTCCTGCTTTCAGGACATGGTGGCGAGGAACTCGGGGTGCGGGGCATGGCCTATGGGGCGTTTGCCTACCTTCTCAAGCCCGTGCCGCTTGCTCGACTCGTGGATACGGTGATCCAAGCAGCAGAATATGCGCCCGTTGCCTGA
- a CDS encoding response regulator: MEERQRSHVLLVDDETAFTKVLAKVLEHQGFVTSSAASAGEALEFLQMVEPDVIVLDVRMPGLSGVDALPRIRAVCPRAPVILLTGHATLDDAARAVEQGAFDVLHKPCDTAILVTRLREAVQTSRGRNLHAGDILVPVDQCLVTAPSWSVGQTLGALEHWSEDTVVLLMEDSALQGIWDPGLWVKALASRPWPTLWRDPVASVCCAPSWVDAHCTLVETAAQVALHGIVAVGMAGSLAGVIGPQQLRAAAVRWGWGRGA; encoded by the coding sequence ATGGAGGAGCGCCAGCGCAGTCATGTATTGCTCGTCGATGATGAGACTGCCTTTACCAAGGTGTTGGCCAAGGTTTTGGAGCACCAGGGGTTTGTGACCTCTTCGGCTGCCAGCGCTGGGGAAGCTTTGGAGTTTTTGCAGATGGTCGAGCCGGATGTTATCGTCCTTGATGTGCGGATGCCGGGACTCTCCGGGGTGGATGCCTTGCCGCGCATTCGGGCGGTGTGCCCTCGGGCGCCGGTCATCTTGCTCACCGGTCACGCCACCTTGGACGATGCGGCCAGGGCGGTGGAACAGGGCGCCTTTGATGTGCTCCACAAACCCTGTGACACAGCGATCCTCGTGACCCGTTTGCGAGAGGCCGTGCAAACCTCTCGCGGTCGCAATCTCCACGCTGGAGACATCCTTGTGCCAGTGGACCAATGTTTGGTGACGGCGCCGTCCTGGAGCGTGGGACAAACCTTGGGGGCCTTAGAGCACTGGTCAGAAGATACGGTCGTCTTGCTGATGGAAGACAGCGCTCTTCAGGGCATTTGGGACCCCGGTCTTTGGGTGAAGGCCTTGGCGAGCCGGCCTTGGCCGACCTTGTGGCGGGATCCTGTGGCCAGTGTCTGCTGCGCGCCGTCATGGGTGGATGCGCATTGTACTCTGGTGGAAACCGCAGCCCAGGTGGCTCTCCATGGGATAGTAGCCGTGGGGATGGCTGGGAGCTTGGCGGGGGTTATCGGCCCTCAGCAACTCCGCGCGGCGGCAGTGCGATGGGGCTGGGGCCGGGGAGCATGA
- a CDS encoding universal stress protein yields the protein MEWKRKPIKTILVPLDLSSQAPSVLEEAIHQAKASEAELVLLMVAEDFSDIGDYAHAAQVQTKLLEETQAKAEEYAHHAKAAGLIPQVEVCQSPSPADAILRVAEERHADFIVMGSRSKRGIDRFVLGSVAGKVVSHAPCSVLVVRNP from the coding sequence ATGGAATGGAAAAGGAAACCTATCAAAACCATCTTGGTCCCACTGGACCTCTCCAGCCAAGCTCCATCGGTACTTGAAGAGGCCATCCACCAGGCAAAGGCCTCGGAAGCAGAGCTGGTCCTCTTGATGGTGGCGGAAGATTTCTCCGACATCGGCGATTATGCCCACGCTGCCCAGGTGCAGACAAAGCTCCTTGAAGAGACGCAAGCCAAGGCGGAGGAGTACGCGCACCATGCCAAGGCTGCGGGACTCATTCCTCAGGTAGAGGTATGCCAAAGCCCATCCCCAGCGGACGCCATCCTGCGCGTGGCTGAAGAGCGTCATGCGGACTTCATCGTCATGGGGAGCCGATCCAAACGCGGTATCGACCGCTTCGTGTTGGGCAGCGTAGCAGGCAAAGTAGTTTCCCATGCCCCGTGTTCTGTATTGGTGGTTCGTAACCCCTAA
- a CDS encoding PAS domain-containing sensor histidine kinase has translation MLPSPSLRKSIVGTVLLFSFVPLFLLGWVVYGMFASAYHAKVRDNLAIFAEDKRNAIDLFLRDQVAQLRVAAQSHSLAQLSSQEFMDRLLSIMQQGSQTIVDLGLIDDEGNHVVYSGPYNLRSINYKNEEWFKIVRVRKLYISDVFTGFRGFPHIIIAVSKQENGREWILRATINSEIFDSFVRLIQIGKKGDAYIINKKGELQTNPRFSGKDVQVIRPLIDSKFSGVRIHEGIMHDNAVYIAGIWLQEKEWLVVIEEDKHSELEPLLRTRTMTILVSAGGLLCILLGILVVSRMIVVHQERQEREQARLNEELVQSSKMAALGKLAAGVAHEVNNPLAVIREQAGWIRDLLEEEDIQSSPNFQELRDAVIKIEQHVERAGSVVHRMLGFARRMEPVRFDVSIPDLLRETVVFLQNEMHFRNIQLKWDIEEDLPLVETDPSQLQQVILNIVDNAIDAIGKDGTITLGAAYDAQSGCVCMHIRDDGPGMDKEIQARVFDPFFTTKQVGEGTGLGLSISYSIVTRLGGTIRFVSQPGEGTEFIICLPVRRGSKADDRHLGEK, from the coding sequence ATGCTCCCGAGCCCTTCGCTCCGAAAATCCATTGTTGGCACTGTATTGCTTTTTTCTTTTGTCCCCTTGTTTCTTTTGGGGTGGGTGGTTTATGGGATGTTTGCGTCTGCCTATCACGCAAAGGTGCGTGACAATCTCGCCATTTTTGCCGAGGATAAGCGCAATGCCATCGATTTGTTTTTGCGCGATCAGGTGGCCCAGTTGCGTGTTGCTGCGCAAAGCCATAGCCTGGCCCAGCTTTCTTCTCAGGAGTTCATGGATCGGCTGCTTTCCATCATGCAGCAAGGATCTCAAACTATAGTCGATTTGGGACTCATTGATGACGAAGGGAACCACGTGGTGTACAGCGGGCCTTATAATCTTCGTTCCATAAATTATAAAAATGAAGAATGGTTTAAAATAGTCCGTGTTCGCAAGCTATATATTAGTGATGTATTTACAGGATTTCGTGGTTTTCCACATATTATTATTGCTGTTTCTAAGCAAGAAAATGGTCGAGAATGGATTTTGCGAGCAACGATAAACTCTGAAATATTTGATTCTTTTGTTCGTCTTATTCAGATAGGAAAAAAAGGAGATGCATATATTATTAATAAAAAAGGTGAACTTCAGACAAATCCGAGATTTTCAGGAAAAGATGTCCAGGTTATTCGTCCATTGATAGATAGTAAGTTTTCTGGTGTTCGAATTCATGAAGGAATAATGCATGATAATGCTGTTTATATCGCTGGTATATGGCTGCAGGAGAAAGAATGGCTTGTAGTGATCGAAGAGGATAAGCACAGCGAGCTGGAACCACTGTTACGTACTCGTACGATGACTATTCTCGTCAGCGCTGGTGGACTGCTGTGCATCCTCCTTGGAATTTTGGTGGTAAGTCGAATGATTGTGGTCCATCAGGAACGCCAAGAGCGGGAGCAGGCGCGCCTCAACGAGGAGCTGGTGCAGTCGAGCAAGATGGCTGCCTTAGGAAAGCTTGCCGCTGGCGTGGCCCACGAAGTCAACAATCCCTTGGCGGTGATCCGCGAGCAGGCAGGGTGGATCCGTGATCTTTTGGAAGAGGAGGACATCCAGTCAAGTCCCAATTTTCAAGAACTTCGAGACGCAGTCATCAAGATAGAACAACATGTTGAGCGAGCAGGAAGTGTTGTCCACCGAATGCTTGGCTTTGCAAGACGCATGGAACCGGTACGATTTGATGTGTCTATACCAGATCTATTGCGAGAGACGGTTGTCTTTTTGCAAAATGAGATGCATTTTCGTAATATTCAGTTAAAATGGGATATAGAAGAAGATCTTCCATTGGTAGAGACCGATCCTTCTCAGCTCCAACAAGTGATTCTGAATATTGTGGACAATGCGATTGATGCCATTGGCAAGGACGGGACCATTACCCTTGGCGCTGCCTATGACGCCCAAAGCGGATGTGTCTGCATGCACATTCGGGATGATGGGCCGGGTATGGATAAGGAAATCCAGGCGCGCGTCTTCGATCCTTTCTTTACTACCAAGCAGGTGGGCGAAGGGACTGGCCTTGGGCTTTCCATCAGTTATTCTATTGTCACCCGGTTGGGCGGCACCATCCGCTTTGTCTCCCAGCCGGGTGAAGGAACGGAATTCATCATTTGCCTGCCCGTGCGCAGGGGGAGTAAGGCCGATGACCGTCACCTCGGTGAAAAATGA
- a CDS encoding HAMP domain-containing sensor histidine kinase yields MRPLPELFAWARGVQGRLIAVIVGPPLVPVLLALGCALVWGVGVVHHAHQEVVRQRATTVARVVEQWVRQTLEVAQVVPVESMRAWGVLAVGRVDDAGEVHFQGGVLAPEAALAAARDVLVHQGPLVAAPLQTQPVAGVVVGARRGDGLHWVYLEANALARWLDLARQKREHVVLQVSGGRLERGDAPQEGWEMARVGVPGLPWQVEVAAPQEWGLFVERWLGLFLAAVLVAGGALVVGVALRTSSAVTRLLAQYHTEQESLREALSRAELLAQLGTMAAGFAHEINNPLQVMKSEHAYMRMLLEQLRAVCPDASGPGEELLESMSQLEGQIQRCSRITHAILGFGRLSSGAESRVVDLCRFVPEVVSTFHSMAEGMGAQLETSALPEPVMVRLDPAKLQQVLANLIVNALHAVEGRGPQSRVTVRVEVAEHGEETCIVVEDNGCGIAPEHQEAIFTPFFTTKAPDRGTGLGLPICHALVQAMGGRIDFSSELGRGTRFTVTLPRLPLIRS; encoded by the coding sequence ATGCGCCCGTTGCCTGAACTCTTTGCTTGGGCCCGCGGGGTCCAAGGGCGTTTGATTGCGGTTATCGTTGGTCCGCCCTTAGTGCCGGTGCTTTTAGCGTTGGGCTGCGCCCTGGTGTGGGGGGTAGGAGTCGTCCACCATGCCCATCAGGAAGTGGTGCGCCAACGGGCGACCACGGTGGCTCGCGTCGTGGAGCAATGGGTACGTCAGACCTTGGAGGTTGCTCAGGTCGTTCCTGTGGAGAGCATGCGTGCGTGGGGGGTCTTGGCCGTAGGTCGGGTGGATGATGCTGGAGAGGTGCATTTTCAGGGAGGGGTATTGGCCCCGGAAGCGGCATTGGCCGCGGCTCGCGATGTGTTGGTTCACCAAGGGCCCCTGGTGGCCGCTCCCCTGCAAACCCAACCCGTTGCTGGTGTGGTGGTGGGGGCTCGTCGCGGAGACGGCCTTCATTGGGTCTATCTCGAGGCAAACGCTCTGGCTCGTTGGCTCGATCTTGCCCGACAAAAGCGCGAGCATGTGGTCCTCCAGGTCTCAGGGGGGCGCCTGGAGCGGGGAGATGCCCCTCAAGAAGGATGGGAAATGGCCAGGGTTGGAGTCCCAGGGCTCCCCTGGCAGGTGGAAGTGGCCGCGCCGCAAGAGTGGGGCCTTTTTGTGGAGCGGTGGCTCGGGCTTTTTTTGGCAGCGGTTTTGGTGGCTGGCGGGGCGCTGGTGGTGGGTGTCGCCTTGCGCACGAGTAGTGCGGTGACGCGGCTTTTGGCCCAGTATCACACCGAGCAGGAGAGTTTGCGCGAGGCCCTTTCTCGAGCTGAGCTTTTGGCCCAGTTGGGGACCATGGCTGCCGGTTTTGCCCATGAAATCAATAATCCTTTGCAGGTCATGAAGAGTGAGCATGCCTATATGCGCATGCTTTTGGAGCAACTGCGCGCGGTTTGTCCCGATGCCTCAGGGCCAGGAGAGGAGCTTTTGGAAAGCATGAGCCAACTTGAGGGACAGATCCAACGCTGCAGTCGCATAACCCACGCCATCTTGGGGTTTGGTCGCCTTTCTTCTGGCGCAGAGTCCCGGGTGGTGGATTTGTGTCGTTTTGTGCCGGAAGTGGTTTCCACCTTTCATTCCATGGCCGAGGGTATGGGTGCCCAATTGGAGACATCCGCTCTACCCGAGCCAGTCATGGTACGCCTAGATCCCGCCAAACTCCAGCAAGTGCTTGCCAATCTTATCGTCAACGCCCTTCATGCTGTGGAAGGCCGAGGGCCCCAGTCACGGGTGACGGTACGGGTGGAAGTTGCCGAACACGGCGAGGAGACGTGCATCGTGGTGGAGGACAACGGGTGTGGCATTGCTCCTGAGCACCAGGAAGCCATTTTTACTCCGTTTTTTACCACCAAGGCTCCGGACCGGGGAACAGGCCTGGGGCTGCCTATTTGCCATGCCCTGGTGCAGGCCATGGGCGGGCGTATAGATTTTTCCAGTGAGCTTGGCCGGGGCACGCGTTTTACCGTAACGCTGCCTCGTCTTCCCCTTATCCGTTCCTAA
- a CDS encoding sulfite exporter TauE/SafE family protein, with the protein MDWLYVHMPIAGVDIFWPGLIILGVGVGIIGGFFGMGGAWMVTPGLNILGFPMAFAIGTDIAHMAGKSLVSTMRHGKFGNVDYKLGIIMLVGTVGGFEVGAQMIMWLERLGSVDKVVRYIYLVLLAFIAWLVFYDVHKKKRREEEARRLGRDPEEAVGVEWHKTLHKIKIPPMVHLNVAGIYCSAWLPIAVSFFTGWLAGILGIGGGLIRMPSLIYLLGCPTHVAVGTDLFEVMISGLYGAASYTYKGRTELVAAIIMLVGASMGAQVGAVATKYIHGYGIRYVFGWAVIGCAVSIVMKLVGAAVPSTKDAMDISATILVNGLVAAMSLYIFVRMVQGAKAEIAAKKRGVAS; encoded by the coding sequence ATGGATTGGCTTTACGTACACATGCCTATTGCCGGCGTGGATATTTTCTGGCCCGGACTCATCATCCTCGGTGTGGGAGTGGGGATTATCGGTGGGTTCTTTGGCATGGGCGGCGCATGGATGGTGACCCCTGGACTCAATATCTTAGGTTTCCCCATGGCCTTTGCCATCGGCACCGACATCGCGCACATGGCCGGCAAATCGTTGGTGTCCACCATGCGACACGGCAAATTCGGTAACGTCGACTACAAGCTCGGCATTATCATGCTCGTGGGCACCGTAGGCGGATTCGAGGTAGGCGCCCAAATGATCATGTGGCTCGAGCGGTTAGGTTCGGTGGATAAAGTCGTCCGCTACATCTACTTGGTGCTTTTGGCGTTCATCGCCTGGCTCGTCTTTTACGACGTCCACAAGAAGAAAAGGCGCGAAGAAGAAGCCCGGCGTTTAGGTCGCGATCCCGAAGAAGCCGTGGGCGTGGAATGGCATAAGACCCTGCATAAAATCAAAATTCCTCCCATGGTACACCTCAATGTCGCAGGCATCTATTGTTCTGCGTGGCTGCCTATCGCGGTCTCTTTCTTCACCGGGTGGTTGGCTGGCATCCTCGGCATCGGCGGTGGACTCATCCGCATGCCTTCGCTCATCTATCTTTTGGGATGTCCCACGCACGTAGCAGTAGGCACCGACCTCTTTGAAGTCATGATCTCCGGTCTCTATGGAGCGGCTTCCTATACCTACAAAGGACGAACTGAGCTTGTTGCCGCTATTATCATGCTCGTCGGCGCTTCCATGGGTGCCCAGGTTGGGGCAGTGGCAACCAAATACATCCATGGATACGGTATCCGATATGTATTCGGGTGGGCGGTCATCGGCTGCGCCGTATCCATTGTCATGAAACTCGTTGGCGCTGCAGTTCCATCTACCAAGGATGCCATGGACATCTCAGCCACCATCCTGGTCAATGGTCTGGTCGCTGCCATGTCGCTCTATATCTTCGTGCGCATGGTTCAGGGAGCTAAGGCGGAGATTGCTGCCAAAAAACGTGGTGTCGCGAGCTAA
- a CDS encoding DVU0150 family protein, with product MRRFISPILAFLFLVLPLTALAAGGGGSSIVIVADTRWTSGISHWWATLYNESHLYFTIVTVIIIPVVGIIFGTIADFIMAHIGIDLTKRGHGGH from the coding sequence ATGCGACGTTTCATTTCCCCTATTCTTGCCTTTCTGTTTCTTGTGCTTCCGCTTACCGCATTGGCTGCAGGAGGCGGAGGATCTTCCATCGTGATCGTTGCCGACACCCGCTGGACCAGCGGTATCTCCCATTGGTGGGCGACGCTCTACAACGAAAGTCACCTCTATTTCACTATCGTCACCGTCATCATAATTCCAGTAGTAGGCATTATATTTGGCACCATTGCCGACTTTATCATGGCTCACATCGGCATTGATCTTACGAAGCGCGGTCACGGCGGCCACTAA
- a CDS encoding sigma-54 dependent transcriptional regulator, whose translation MRLFSLSNIVACRPRRPSRFAHWSVRRKLAAAVFPVVLGVLVISGALLMRSTHYFVGMAVERVTLLSTLAQADAVAGVFATSVRLAERAFAEAEPSPQVLQQFLRDARIVLGNGVVVEAALAARPPQTSALVVADSQGEPLEVPLRWVAHIRNSPLPADTAGLAPGRRQWLGVVDTVYPIELRGADNQPVHWEVVRWAMGLPDGAVLVVGVSLRAVRNFLARYHGADSPLAGFTRTPGLRYSVLLDLQGWMYLEARGDVSPLAPLDVDDVRFGFQGIQGRGALEVAFRPGPEFESYWAVVADLQEGRHGVARSLWSRRVGSSEGAIVVGYAPVRFAEDPGQPPRVVAGLVYVDRSLLVARAGEQQLWLMLGVGGLTIGVLSLVLWAVGAVITRPLLRLVEDVRDLQAGKYEELPLEPEMDQETVLLRQTIGALIHSLRCKDAEIVRRDKMMESLQAREPVALELPPGDGMGVGLVGISAAVDQLRGVIAKAAATDADVLIVGETGTGKELVAHAIHECSRRSLGPYITINCGALDENLLMDALFGHVKGAFSEAKGERQGAFLAANGGTLLLDELGNASMRVQQALLRALSARKLQPLGSDREIPFDTRVIAATNANLEDMVRQGLFREDLYFRLQVLTIATPPLRQRKEDIPLLAAHFLQAACEASGRSPVLLSRGAVAKLMAYDWPGNIRELKNCILRVAAFVETGVIQAEDLLLGNGLGNGEGAASASLPLVAKSSEQSVPPADGGARPRESLTPRQQRGLEYLRAHGSMTRQQYESLFEERIAPRTALYDLKELVRKGYAVLEGKGPSTRYVLAEDRESQHRGE comes from the coding sequence ATGCGTCTCTTTTCGCTTTCCAATATCGTTGCCTGTCGTCCCCGGCGACCCAGCCGGTTTGCGCATTGGAGTGTGCGTCGCAAACTGGCTGCAGCGGTTTTTCCGGTAGTATTGGGTGTTTTGGTGATAAGCGGAGCCCTGCTCATGCGCTCGACCCACTATTTCGTGGGAATGGCTGTAGAGCGGGTGACGCTGCTGTCCACTTTGGCGCAAGCCGACGCCGTGGCCGGGGTGTTCGCCACTTCGGTTCGATTGGCGGAACGCGCTTTTGCCGAGGCCGAGCCTTCACCTCAGGTTTTGCAGCAATTTTTGCGCGATGCGCGAATTGTGCTTGGCAATGGCGTGGTGGTGGAGGCGGCCCTGGCCGCCAGGCCTCCGCAGACCAGCGCCTTGGTGGTGGCCGATTCCCAGGGAGAACCTCTTGAGGTCCCCTTGCGCTGGGTCGCGCATATTCGCAATTCGCCGTTACCCGCGGATACCGCTGGCTTGGCCCCAGGGAGGCGACAATGGTTGGGGGTTGTCGATACGGTCTATCCCATTGAATTGCGGGGGGCTGATAACCAGCCGGTGCATTGGGAGGTGGTGCGGTGGGCTATGGGGCTTCCCGACGGCGCGGTATTGGTGGTTGGCGTAAGTTTGCGTGCAGTACGTAATTTCCTTGCTCGATACCATGGGGCGGATTCTCCCTTGGCTGGTTTCACGCGCACCCCAGGGCTGCGTTATTCCGTGCTCTTGGATCTTCAAGGCTGGATGTATCTGGAGGCGAGAGGTGATGTCTCCCCCCTTGCTCCACTGGATGTGGATGATGTGCGTTTTGGGTTTCAGGGGATTCAGGGGCGCGGGGCGTTGGAGGTGGCCTTTCGTCCTGGGCCAGAGTTTGAGAGTTATTGGGCGGTGGTGGCGGATCTTCAAGAGGGGCGGCATGGGGTGGCACGCTCGTTATGGTCACGCCGGGTAGGGAGCTCCGAAGGGGCTATCGTGGTGGGGTATGCGCCGGTGCGTTTTGCGGAAGATCCTGGGCAGCCGCCTCGGGTCGTGGCTGGCTTGGTGTATGTGGACCGCAGTCTGCTCGTGGCGCGCGCCGGTGAACAGCAGCTGTGGCTGATGCTGGGAGTAGGGGGGCTCACCATTGGCGTCCTCTCTTTGGTGCTTTGGGCCGTGGGCGCGGTCATCACCAGACCTCTTTTGCGTCTTGTGGAAGATGTGCGGGACTTGCAGGCCGGGAAATATGAGGAGTTGCCTCTGGAGCCGGAAATGGATCAGGAAACCGTTTTGTTGCGCCAGACCATCGGAGCGCTCATCCACAGCCTCCGTTGCAAGGATGCTGAGATCGTGCGCCGCGACAAGATGATGGAAAGTTTGCAGGCACGGGAGCCTGTGGCGTTGGAACTGCCGCCTGGCGATGGTATGGGTGTGGGGCTGGTGGGGATCAGCGCGGCAGTGGACCAACTGCGCGGGGTCATCGCCAAGGCCGCGGCTACGGACGCCGACGTGCTCATTGTGGGCGAGACCGGTACGGGCAAGGAGTTGGTAGCCCATGCCATTCATGAGTGCAGTCGCCGAAGCCTTGGTCCGTACATCACCATCAATTGTGGGGCGTTGGATGAAAACCTCCTCATGGACGCCTTGTTTGGCCACGTCAAAGGCGCCTTTTCCGAGGCCAAAGGTGAGCGCCAAGGGGCGTTTTTGGCGGCCAATGGGGGCACCCTCCTGTTGGACGAGCTCGGCAATGCCTCCATGCGCGTGCAGCAGGCGCTTTTGCGCGCCCTTTCCGCCCGTAAGCTTCAGCCCCTGGGCAGTGACCGCGAGATCCCCTTCGATACCCGTGTCATCGCTGCCACCAACGCCAATTTGGAGGACATGGTACGTCAAGGCCTTTTCCGAGAAGACCTCTACTTTCGCCTTCAGGTACTCACCATTGCCACGCCGCCTCTGCGGCAGCGCAAGGAGGATATTCCCCTTTTGGCTGCCCATTTCCTGCAGGCAGCCTGCGAGGCCTCTGGCCGATCACCGGTGCTTCTGAGCCGCGGCGCCGTGGCGAAGCTGATGGCCTACGACTGGCCGGGGAATATCCGCGAACTGAAAAATTGTATTTTGCGCGTGGCGGCCTTTGTGGAGACCGGGGTGATTCAAGCCGAGGATCTTCTGCTGGGCAATGGATTGGGTAACGGCGAGGGAGCTGCCAGCGCTTCGTTGCCGCTGGTGGCCAAGTCCTCCGAGCAATCTGTCCCACCTGCCGATGGTGGTGCCCGACCCCGGGAATCCCTGACCCCTCGTCAGCAACGCGGATTGGAATATCTGCGTGCCCATGGATCCATGACCCGGCAGCAATATGAATCCTTGTTTGAGGAACGCATTGCACCGCGCACCGCCCTTTATGATCTCAAGGAGCTGGTGCGGAAAGGATATGCCGTACTCGAAGGCAAAGGGCCATCAACGCGCTACGTGCTCGCAGAAGACCGCGAGTCCCAACACAGAGGAGAATAA
- a CDS encoding thiamine ABC transporter substrate-binding protein, with translation MSRLVCAFVLVLGALPIRATAEELTVLVHDSFSISKEVVARFEAEHNCTVRFLQGGDAGLTLNQAILTKHAPLADVLFGVDNTFLSRALKEDIFIPYQSPALARVRPELVLDPEYRVTPIDFGDVCLNYDRAWFASRGMTPPQDIADLLRPEYARLLVVQNPATSSPGLAFLLTTIARFGEDEAFAFWEKLKAGGVLVRPGWKDAYWGDFTAASKGQRPIVVSYATSPAAEVYFGKNGTAEAPTAAVLTPGAAFRQVEFAGILKGTKHAELARQWIDFMLSEPFQEDIPLQMFVFPAVHGVRLPDVFTRHARMAESPAWIAPEDIAARRDAWIARWNRIMTP, from the coding sequence ATGTCTCGTCTCGTATGCGCATTCGTCTTGGTGCTTGGCGCGCTTCCCATCCGTGCCACGGCCGAAGAACTCACCGTCCTCGTCCACGACAGCTTCAGCATCAGCAAGGAGGTAGTCGCCCGCTTCGAGGCGGAACACAATTGCACCGTCCGCTTCCTTCAAGGCGGCGATGCCGGACTGACCCTCAACCAGGCCATCCTCACCAAGCACGCCCCCCTGGCCGACGTACTCTTTGGTGTGGACAATACCTTTTTGAGCCGTGCCCTCAAAGAAGACATCTTTATCCCCTATCAATCGCCCGCCCTGGCACGGGTGCGGCCGGAACTGGTCCTGGATCCCGAATATCGGGTAACGCCCATCGACTTTGGCGACGTCTGCCTCAACTATGACCGCGCCTGGTTCGCCAGCCGCGGCATGACCCCACCTCAAGACATAGCAGATCTCCTCCGGCCCGAATATGCGCGTCTTTTGGTCGTGCAAAACCCTGCCACTTCCTCTCCGGGACTGGCATTCCTGCTCACCACCATCGCCCGCTTCGGTGAGGACGAAGCCTTTGCCTTCTGGGAAAAACTCAAGGCCGGCGGAGTGCTGGTGCGGCCGGGCTGGAAAGACGCCTATTGGGGGGATTTCACCGCCGCATCCAAAGGCCAGCGCCCCATTGTCGTCAGCTACGCCACCAGCCCTGCAGCGGAAGTCTACTTCGGCAAAAACGGCACCGCAGAAGCCCCCACTGCCGCCGTGCTCACCCCCGGGGCAGCCTTCCGGCAGGTGGAGTTCGCCGGCATCCTTAAAGGGACCAAGCACGCCGAGCTCGCCCGCCAGTGGATCGACTTCATGCTCTCCGAGCCCTTTCAGGAAGACATCCCCCTGCAGATGTTCGTCTTCCCTGCAGTGCACGGCGTCCGCCTCCCCGATGTCTTCACGCGCCATGCCCGCATGGCCGAAAGCCCGGCCTGGATCGCGCCGGAGGACATTGCCGCCCGTCGCGATGCCTGGATTGCCCGCTGGAACCGCATCATGACCCCGTGA